The proteins below are encoded in one region of Puntigrus tetrazona isolate hp1 chromosome 5, ASM1883169v1, whole genome shotgun sequence:
- the LOC122344869 gene encoding butyrophilin subfamily 2 member A1-like — protein MWLCGDFLTLLIVSGIADSMSERYEVVGPADPVLAVAGEDVILPCSVKSNISVVDLRVEWFRLDLKDSQLVHLYEDHEDRNTDQIESYRGRTRLNHQELHRGAASLKLSSVRVSDEGLYKCFIQSRSWYDDATVKVTVEAVGRPPVITVHGFDYSGGFRLECESKDWYPEPDLEWLDAKGVRLSPETTQRHRSTDRFGVKFTLIVHPRDSQIHCRVKTRRHSLETLIIIPSKMFHSWRTSVSLLSFVVVLGVTDVILIAVCVHKNRAHNRMEKEKRRLQQAHNILHHEKSHLHYEKTRLQYESDQLLRSLQAVTPTALTQLKTHSMDVILDADTAHPRLIVSDDGKQAREGKKRPEAAVGEKERFKDFRAVLGKEGFSSGSFYFQVQVKDQTKWYVGVSGESVISKGSTRLCSLNGFWTVSLYDGTYRARESSYVLLSLRGHPPRIGVFVDYEEGLISFYDVESSSHIYSFTDQCFNEKLYPFVCLGRYRNENSTPLIICDDY, from the exons ATGT GGCTTTGTGGAGATTTTTTGACTCTGCTGATTGTCAGTGGAATTGCTGATTCGATGTCag AGCGGTATGAAGTAGTGGGACCTGCAGATCCTGTACTTGCCGTAGCTGGTGAAGACGTGATTCTTCCCTGTTCGGTCAAATCCAACATCAGTGTTGTGGACTTGAGAGTGGAGTGGTTTAGACTTGATCTGAAAGACTCACAGCTAGTGCATCTCTATGAGGATCACGAGGACAGAAACACAGATCAGATCGAGTCCTACAGAGGAAGAACACGACTTAATCATCAAGAACTACACAGAGGAGCTGCATCACTCAAACTCTCATCGGTCCGAGTCTCTGATGAAGGACTTTATAAGTGTTTTATTCAGTCCAGATCCTGGTATGATGACGCCACTGTTAAGGTCACAGTTGAAG CTGTAGGACGTCCTCCGGTGATCACAGTACATGGGTTCGATTACTCAGGAGGATTTCGTCTAGAGTGTGAATCTAAAGACTGGTATCCTGAACCTGATCTCGAGTGGCTGGATGCTAAAGGAGTCAGACTGAGTCCAGAAActacacagagacacagaagcACTGACAGATTCGGTGTGAAGTTCACGCTCATTGTACATCCCAGAGACAGCCAGATTCACTGCAGAGTCAAAACAAGACGTCACTCGCTGGAGACACTCATTATCATCCCAA gtAAAATGTTTCATTCTTGGAGGACATCGGTCAGCCTGCTTTCATTTGTAGTTGTGCTCGGTGTGACTGATGTAATACTGATAGCTGTGTGTGTCCATAAAAACAGAG caCACAATCGAATGGAGAAGGAGAAAAGAAGACTACAACAGG CACACAATATACTACATCATGAAAAAAGTCATCTACACTACGAGAAGACAAGACTACAATACG AAAGTGATCAACTTTTACGAAGTCTGCAAGCAGTTACACCAACAg cTCTCACACAGTTAAAGACACACTCGA TGGACGTGATTCTGGATGCTGATACGGCTCACCCACGTCTCATCGTGTCCGATGATGGGAAACAAGCGAGGGAAGGAAAGAAGCGACCGGAAGCAGCGGTTGGAGAAAAAGAGCGATTTAAAGATTTCCGTGCTGTTCTTGGGAAGGAAGGCTTCTCCTCGGGGAGCTTTTACTTCCAGGTGCAGGTGAAGGATCAAACTAAGTGGTATGTAGGAGTCTCTGGAGAATCTGTTATCAGCAAGGGCTCGACCCGGCTCTGTTCTCTGAACGGATTCTGGACCGTGAGTCTGTATGATGGCACGTATCGGGCTCGTGAATCTTCATATGTGCTTCTTTCTCTGAGAGGACATCCTCCGAGGATCGGTGTGTTTGTGGATTATGAAGAGGGTCTCATCTCTTTTTATGATGTGGAGTCCTCGTCTCATATCTACTCTTTCACTGATCAGTGTTTTAATGAGAAACTCTatccgtttgtttgtttggggcGTTACAGGAATGAAAACTCTACACCGTTGATCATCTGTGATGATTACTAA
- the LOC122344872 gene encoding gastrula zinc finger protein XlCGF8.2DB-like isoform X3, translated as METGDPELNVVCCHLQITFSSRLTMLNSDLMTIKKERQEAKEIEEKYQYKRRDFLAVEKSIPTERNSVQKTKPPSYLTCHECGKCFTIKGNLNEHMKTHIRETPFPCLYCGKTFKLKGSLDEHVTIHTRGKPFACDHCGKSFSKKGNLNKHVTIHTGVKPFTCDQCGKSFRYKETLNSHTKLHTGEKLFTCQHCGKSFTLKGNLNEHMKIHSGVKPFSCQHCGVSFAKKGNLKEHLKIHSGVKPFICLHCGKSFIKKGTLNQHLTIHSEKPFTCDQCGKIYKYEESLKSHMKSEHSGESGFHQCDRCGESFSCKVSLYTHVRLHTTEKAFTCQLCGDSFLQNGNLKSHMRIHTGEKRSVWKEFQT; from the exons ATGGAGACGGGTGATCCCGAGCTCAACGTCGTGTGTTGTCATCTTCAGATTACG TTCTCCAGCAGACTTACTATGCTAAATTCAG acctgatgacaataaaaaaagagcgTCAAGAAGCGAAAGAAATAGAAGAGAAATATCAATATAAGAGGCGTGATTTCTTGGCTGTAGAAAAATCCATACCGACTGAAAGAAATTCCGTTCAGAAGACCAAACCTCCCAGTTACTTAACTTGTCACGAATGTGGAAAGTGTTTCACAATAAAAGGAAACCTTAATGAACACATGAAAACTCACATTAGAGAGACGCCATTCCCGTGTCTATACTGTGGGAAGACTTTCAAACTAAAAGGAAGCCTGGATGAACACGTGACCATTCACACTAGAGGGAAGCCATTCGCTTGTGATCATTGTGGAAAAAGTTTCAGTAAAAAAGGAAACCTTAATAAACATGTGACCATTCACACCGGAGTGAAGCCGTTCACTTGtgatcagtgtggaaagagtttcagatATAAAGAGACACTTAATTCCCACACGAAacttcacactggagagaagctgTTCACGTGCCAACattgtggaaagagtttcacgcTAAAAGGAAACCTTAATGAACACATGAAGATTCACTCCGGAGTGAAGCCGTTCTCCTGCCAACACTGTGGAGTGAGCTTCGCTaaaaaaggaaaccttaaaGAACACCTGAAGATTCACTCTGGAGTGAAGCCGTTCATCTGCCTGCactgtgggaagagtttcattaaaaaaggcACCCTTAATCAACACCTTACCATTCATTCAGAGAAGCCGTTCACTTGTGATCAGTGTGGAAAGATTTACAAATATGAAGAAAGCCTCAAGTCCCACATGAAGAGTGAACACTCAGGAGAGAGTGGTTTTCATCAGTGTGATCGGTGTGGAGAGAGCTTCAGCTGTAAAGTAAGCCTCTACACTCATGTGAGACTTCATACTACAGAGAAGGCTTTCACCTGCCAGCTGTGTGGAGATAGCTTCTTACAAAACGGAAATCTGAAGTCCCACATgaggattcacaccggagagaaacgatcggtgtggaaagagtttcagacGTGA
- the LOC122344872 gene encoding gastrula zinc finger protein XlCGF8.2DB-like isoform X1, whose amino-acid sequence MFDDSSTHVSYVRRGLSLLTVAMETGDPELNVVCCHLQITFSSRLTMLNSDLMTIKKERQEAKEIEEKYQYKRRDFLAVEKSIPTERNSVQKTKPPSYLTCHECGKCFTIKGNLNEHMKTHIRETPFPCLYCGKTFKLKGSLDEHVTIHTRGKPFACDHCGKSFSKKGNLNKHVTIHTGVKPFTCDQCGKSFRYKETLNSHTKLHTGEKLFTCQHCGKSFTLKGNLNEHMKIHSGVKPFSCQHCGVSFAKKGNLKEHLKIHSGVKPFICLHCGKSFIKKGTLNQHLTIHSEKPFTCDQCGKIYKYEESLKSHMKSEHSGESGFHQCDRCGESFSCKVSLYTHVRLHTTEKAFTCQLCGDSFLQNGNLKSHMRIHTGEKRSVWKEFQT is encoded by the exons ATGTTTGATGACAGTAGCACACACGTGTCTTATGTTCGACGGGGCCTCAGTCTGTTGACAGTCGCTATGGAGACGGGTGATCCCGAGCTCAACGTCGTGTGTTGTCATCTTCAGATTACG TTCTCCAGCAGACTTACTATGCTAAATTCAG acctgatgacaataaaaaaagagcgTCAAGAAGCGAAAGAAATAGAAGAGAAATATCAATATAAGAGGCGTGATTTCTTGGCTGTAGAAAAATCCATACCGACTGAAAGAAATTCCGTTCAGAAGACCAAACCTCCCAGTTACTTAACTTGTCACGAATGTGGAAAGTGTTTCACAATAAAAGGAAACCTTAATGAACACATGAAAACTCACATTAGAGAGACGCCATTCCCGTGTCTATACTGTGGGAAGACTTTCAAACTAAAAGGAAGCCTGGATGAACACGTGACCATTCACACTAGAGGGAAGCCATTCGCTTGTGATCATTGTGGAAAAAGTTTCAGTAAAAAAGGAAACCTTAATAAACATGTGACCATTCACACCGGAGTGAAGCCGTTCACTTGtgatcagtgtggaaagagtttcagatATAAAGAGACACTTAATTCCCACACGAAacttcacactggagagaagctgTTCACGTGCCAACattgtggaaagagtttcacgcTAAAAGGAAACCTTAATGAACACATGAAGATTCACTCCGGAGTGAAGCCGTTCTCCTGCCAACACTGTGGAGTGAGCTTCGCTaaaaaaggaaaccttaaaGAACACCTGAAGATTCACTCTGGAGTGAAGCCGTTCATCTGCCTGCactgtgggaagagtttcattaaaaaaggcACCCTTAATCAACACCTTACCATTCATTCAGAGAAGCCGTTCACTTGTGATCAGTGTGGAAAGATTTACAAATATGAAGAAAGCCTCAAGTCCCACATGAAGAGTGAACACTCAGGAGAGAGTGGTTTTCATCAGTGTGATCGGTGTGGAGAGAGCTTCAGCTGTAAAGTAAGCCTCTACACTCATGTGAGACTTCATACTACAGAGAAGGCTTTCACCTGCCAGCTGTGTGGAGATAGCTTCTTACAAAACGGAAATCTGAAGTCCCACATgaggattcacaccggagagaaacgatcggtgtggaaagagtttcagacGTGA
- the LOC122344872 gene encoding gastrula zinc finger protein XlCGF8.2DB-like isoform X4, whose amino-acid sequence MKRLRNKRFSSRLTMLNSDLMTIKKERQEAKEIEEKYQYKRRDFLAVEKSIPTERNSVQKTKPPSYLTCHECGKCFTIKGNLNEHMKTHIRETPFPCLYCGKTFKLKGSLDEHVTIHTRGKPFACDHCGKSFSKKGNLNKHVTIHTGVKPFTCDQCGKSFRYKETLNSHTKLHTGEKLFTCQHCGKSFTLKGNLNEHMKIHSGVKPFSCQHCGVSFAKKGNLKEHLKIHSGVKPFICLHCGKSFIKKGTLNQHLTIHSEKPFTCDQCGKIYKYEESLKSHMKSEHSGESGFHQCDRCGESFSCKVSLYTHVRLHTTEKAFTCQLCGDSFLQNGNLKSHMRIHTGEKRSVWKEFQT is encoded by the exons ATGAAGAGACTGAGGAACAAACGG TTCTCCAGCAGACTTACTATGCTAAATTCAG acctgatgacaataaaaaaagagcgTCAAGAAGCGAAAGAAATAGAAGAGAAATATCAATATAAGAGGCGTGATTTCTTGGCTGTAGAAAAATCCATACCGACTGAAAGAAATTCCGTTCAGAAGACCAAACCTCCCAGTTACTTAACTTGTCACGAATGTGGAAAGTGTTTCACAATAAAAGGAAACCTTAATGAACACATGAAAACTCACATTAGAGAGACGCCATTCCCGTGTCTATACTGTGGGAAGACTTTCAAACTAAAAGGAAGCCTGGATGAACACGTGACCATTCACACTAGAGGGAAGCCATTCGCTTGTGATCATTGTGGAAAAAGTTTCAGTAAAAAAGGAAACCTTAATAAACATGTGACCATTCACACCGGAGTGAAGCCGTTCACTTGtgatcagtgtggaaagagtttcagatATAAAGAGACACTTAATTCCCACACGAAacttcacactggagagaagctgTTCACGTGCCAACattgtggaaagagtttcacgcTAAAAGGAAACCTTAATGAACACATGAAGATTCACTCCGGAGTGAAGCCGTTCTCCTGCCAACACTGTGGAGTGAGCTTCGCTaaaaaaggaaaccttaaaGAACACCTGAAGATTCACTCTGGAGTGAAGCCGTTCATCTGCCTGCactgtgggaagagtttcattaaaaaaggcACCCTTAATCAACACCTTACCATTCATTCAGAGAAGCCGTTCACTTGTGATCAGTGTGGAAAGATTTACAAATATGAAGAAAGCCTCAAGTCCCACATGAAGAGTGAACACTCAGGAGAGAGTGGTTTTCATCAGTGTGATCGGTGTGGAGAGAGCTTCAGCTGTAAAGTAAGCCTCTACACTCATGTGAGACTTCATACTACAGAGAAGGCTTTCACCTGCCAGCTGTGTGGAGATAGCTTCTTACAAAACGGAAATCTGAAGTCCCACATgaggattcacaccggagagaaacgatcggtgtggaaagagtttcagacGTGA
- the LOC122344872 gene encoding gastrula zinc finger protein XlCGF8.2DB-like isoform X5: MTIKKERQEAKEIEEKYQYKRRDFLAVEKSIPTERNSVQKTKPPSYLTCHECGKCFTIKGNLNEHMKTHIRETPFPCLYCGKTFKLKGSLDEHVTIHTRGKPFACDHCGKSFSKKGNLNKHVTIHTGVKPFTCDQCGKSFRYKETLNSHTKLHTGEKLFTCQHCGKSFTLKGNLNEHMKIHSGVKPFSCQHCGVSFAKKGNLKEHLKIHSGVKPFICLHCGKSFIKKGTLNQHLTIHSEKPFTCDQCGKIYKYEESLKSHMKSEHSGESGFHQCDRCGESFSCKVSLYTHVRLHTTEKAFTCQLCGDSFLQNGNLKSHMRIHTGEKRSVWKEFQT, encoded by the coding sequence atgacaataaaaaaagagcgTCAAGAAGCGAAAGAAATAGAAGAGAAATATCAATATAAGAGGCGTGATTTCTTGGCTGTAGAAAAATCCATACCGACTGAAAGAAATTCCGTTCAGAAGACCAAACCTCCCAGTTACTTAACTTGTCACGAATGTGGAAAGTGTTTCACAATAAAAGGAAACCTTAATGAACACATGAAAACTCACATTAGAGAGACGCCATTCCCGTGTCTATACTGTGGGAAGACTTTCAAACTAAAAGGAAGCCTGGATGAACACGTGACCATTCACACTAGAGGGAAGCCATTCGCTTGTGATCATTGTGGAAAAAGTTTCAGTAAAAAAGGAAACCTTAATAAACATGTGACCATTCACACCGGAGTGAAGCCGTTCACTTGtgatcagtgtggaaagagtttcagatATAAAGAGACACTTAATTCCCACACGAAacttcacactggagagaagctgTTCACGTGCCAACattgtggaaagagtttcacgcTAAAAGGAAACCTTAATGAACACATGAAGATTCACTCCGGAGTGAAGCCGTTCTCCTGCCAACACTGTGGAGTGAGCTTCGCTaaaaaaggaaaccttaaaGAACACCTGAAGATTCACTCTGGAGTGAAGCCGTTCATCTGCCTGCactgtgggaagagtttcattaaaaaaggcACCCTTAATCAACACCTTACCATTCATTCAGAGAAGCCGTTCACTTGTGATCAGTGTGGAAAGATTTACAAATATGAAGAAAGCCTCAAGTCCCACATGAAGAGTGAACACTCAGGAGAGAGTGGTTTTCATCAGTGTGATCGGTGTGGAGAGAGCTTCAGCTGTAAAGTAAGCCTCTACACTCATGTGAGACTTCATACTACAGAGAAGGCTTTCACCTGCCAGCTGTGTGGAGATAGCTTCTTACAAAACGGAAATCTGAAGTCCCACATgaggattcacaccggagagaaacgatcggtgtggaaagagtttcagacGTGA
- the LOC122344872 gene encoding gastrula zinc finger protein XlCGF8.2DB-like isoform X2, whose amino-acid sequence MALIKQESEDLRIVEVFSLKHEETEEQTDLMTIKKERQEAKEIEEKYQYKRRDFLAVEKSIPTERNSVQKTKPPSYLTCHECGKCFTIKGNLNEHMKTHIRETPFPCLYCGKTFKLKGSLDEHVTIHTRGKPFACDHCGKSFSKKGNLNKHVTIHTGVKPFTCDQCGKSFRYKETLNSHTKLHTGEKLFTCQHCGKSFTLKGNLNEHMKIHSGVKPFSCQHCGVSFAKKGNLKEHLKIHSGVKPFICLHCGKSFIKKGTLNQHLTIHSEKPFTCDQCGKIYKYEESLKSHMKSEHSGESGFHQCDRCGESFSCKVSLYTHVRLHTTEKAFTCQLCGDSFLQNGNLKSHMRIHTGEKRSVWKEFQT is encoded by the exons ATGGCTCTTATCAAACAGGAGAGTGAAGACCTGAGGATCGTAGAAGTATTCAGCCTGAAACATGAAGAGACTGAGGAACAAACGG acctgatgacaataaaaaaagagcgTCAAGAAGCGAAAGAAATAGAAGAGAAATATCAATATAAGAGGCGTGATTTCTTGGCTGTAGAAAAATCCATACCGACTGAAAGAAATTCCGTTCAGAAGACCAAACCTCCCAGTTACTTAACTTGTCACGAATGTGGAAAGTGTTTCACAATAAAAGGAAACCTTAATGAACACATGAAAACTCACATTAGAGAGACGCCATTCCCGTGTCTATACTGTGGGAAGACTTTCAAACTAAAAGGAAGCCTGGATGAACACGTGACCATTCACACTAGAGGGAAGCCATTCGCTTGTGATCATTGTGGAAAAAGTTTCAGTAAAAAAGGAAACCTTAATAAACATGTGACCATTCACACCGGAGTGAAGCCGTTCACTTGtgatcagtgtggaaagagtttcagatATAAAGAGACACTTAATTCCCACACGAAacttcacactggagagaagctgTTCACGTGCCAACattgtggaaagagtttcacgcTAAAAGGAAACCTTAATGAACACATGAAGATTCACTCCGGAGTGAAGCCGTTCTCCTGCCAACACTGTGGAGTGAGCTTCGCTaaaaaaggaaaccttaaaGAACACCTGAAGATTCACTCTGGAGTGAAGCCGTTCATCTGCCTGCactgtgggaagagtttcattaaaaaaggcACCCTTAATCAACACCTTACCATTCATTCAGAGAAGCCGTTCACTTGTGATCAGTGTGGAAAGATTTACAAATATGAAGAAAGCCTCAAGTCCCACATGAAGAGTGAACACTCAGGAGAGAGTGGTTTTCATCAGTGTGATCGGTGTGGAGAGAGCTTCAGCTGTAAAGTAAGCCTCTACACTCATGTGAGACTTCATACTACAGAGAAGGCTTTCACCTGCCAGCTGTGTGGAGATAGCTTCTTACAAAACGGAAATCTGAAGTCCCACATgaggattcacaccggagagaaacgatcggtgtggaaagagtttcagacGTGA
- the LOC122344874 gene encoding gastrula zinc finger protein XlCGF8.2DB-like yields MTIKEERQEAKEIEEKYQYKRRDFLAVEKSIPTERNSVQKTKPPSYLTCHECGKCFTIKGNLNEHMKTHIRETPFPCLYCGKTFKLKGSLDEHVTIHTRGTLLFTCDWCRKSFRSQGTLNTHMRVHSGEKPFTCQHCGRSFTLKANLKQHLKIHSGEKTFICLHCGKSFLTRRTLNQHTSIHSGKPFTCDQCGRSYKYEESLKSHMRVHTGEKSFVRDQSGHGEGGFHQCDRCGESFSCKVSLYTHVRLHTTEKAFTCQLCGDSFLQNGNLKSHMRIHTGEKRSVWKEFQT; encoded by the coding sequence ATGACAATAAAAGAAGAGCGTCAAGAAGCGAAAGAAATAGAAGAGAAATATCAATATAAGAGGCGTGATTTCTTGGCTGTAGAAAAATCCATACCGACTGAAAGAAATTCCGTTCAGAAGACCAAACCTCCCAGTTACTTAACTTGTCACGAATGTGGAAAGTGTTTCACAATAAAAGGAAACCTTAATGAACACATGAAAACTCACATTAGAGAGACGCCATTCCCGTGTCTATACTGTGGGAAGACTTTCAAACTAAAAGGAAGCCTGGATGAACACGTGACCATTCACACTAGAGGAACTCTGTTGTTCACTTGTGATTGGTGTAGAAAGAGTTTCAGATCTCAAGGCACTTTAAACACCCACATGAGAGTTCACTCCGGAGAGAAACCCTTCACCTGCCAGCACTGTGGAAGGAGTTTCACACTGAAAGCAAACCTTAAACAACACCTGAAGATTCACTCCGGAGAGAAGACATTCATCTGCCTGCACTGTGGGAAGAGTTTCCTCACAAGAAGAACCCTGAATCAACACACAAGCATTCACTCTGGGAAACCATTCACTTGTGATCAGTGTGGAAGGAGTTACAAATACGAAGAGAGCCTGAAGTCCCACATGAgggttcacaccggagagaagtcCTTCGTTCGTGATCAGTCTGGACACGGAGAGGGTGGTTTTCATCAGTGTGATCGGTGTGGAGAGAGCTTCAGCTGTAAAGTAAGCCTCTACACTCATGTGAGACTTCATACTACAGAGAAGGCTTTCACCTGCCAGCTGTGTGGAGATAGCTTCTTACAAAACGGAAATCTGAAGTCCCACATgaggattcacaccggagagaaacgatcggtgtggaaagagtttcagacGTGA